A window of the Hevea brasiliensis isolate MT/VB/25A 57/8 unplaced genomic scaffold, ASM3005281v1 Scaf484, whole genome shotgun sequence genome harbors these coding sequences:
- the LOC131177449 gene encoding profilin-1-like, whose amino-acid sequence MSWQTFVDEHLMCEIEGNHLSAAAIIGQDGSVWAQSSNFPQELSWMAENEKLSKKTLLRHGHRPEDMLAATVVPL is encoded by the exons ATGTCGTGGCAAACATTTGTGGATGAGCATCTTATGTGCGAAATCGAAGGCAATCATCTCTCTGCTGCCGCCATCATCGGCCAAGACGGCAGCGTTTGGGCCCAGAGCTCCAACTTTCCTCAG GAACTCAGCTGGATGGCTGAGAACGAAAAATTATCAAAGAAAACCCTCTTAAGGCATGGGCATAGACCAGAAGATATGCTTGCTGCCACTGTAGTTCCTCTATAA